The DNA sequence GCACGGGGCGGCCACCGCGCAGCAGGGCCATGTAGCGGCCGGCTCCATCGCCCGCGAGAAGGTCGTCGTACACGGCACTGTCCCCATCCGCCAGATCGTACAGCCACAGGTCCGGCCTGTCGCCCAGCATCTCGCCGTGAATTCCCATGCGGGGCTCCACGCGCCCATCGCCGTCCGTGTCGCGGGTGAAGCGGTAGATCGCGGCCATCCGCCCGTTGGCGCTCAGCCACACCACCCGGCCGCGGACCGCGCCTCCGAATTCCGCAGACACCACGGGCTGCACCCTGCGCAGCGGGACGCCGGGGGGCAGTTCCACCACCTGTGCCTGCGCGAGCCGGCAGGTGTTCAGGCTGAGAAGCGCGCCGAGCAGCGCGAGTGGGCGAAGGAGGCGCATGCGGGGAGATGCGGTTCGGGATGAGGGATGAGCCGTGCCGTGCGGTGTGCCAGGGGAACGTACGGGACGCGCGGCGTCTGTCAGGCGAGGAGTTTACCAGGATCCGCCGGATGGCGGGTCCGCGCCATCCATCAGAACCGGTGATCGCGATGGACGGATGATCGCGGATGATGGACGTGATCGGATTCGCCATCACGATTGCGGTACCCGCCGCCGTCGAGGCAGCGAATCATCCCACGAGGCCCGCCGCGATCACACGCATCGGCGATGCGAGGTTCAAGGCGCGGCGCGGTCATCATCCGATGATCGGGCAGGGCCGTCCATCCACCCCGCCTGGTGATGGGCTGCGGGCGGATGATGTGCAGCACCAGCGAGATCCGGCGGATGCGCGGCGTTGACCAGAGTAGCTGGACGGGCTACCATGGCGGCGGATTTCCCCTGATCAGAGTGCTCTCATGGCCGAACGGCTCGATCCATACATTTCGCTCCGCAATCCGGCGTTCCGGTGGTACGTGGCCGCGCTGGTGGCCATGACGCTGGGGACGCAGATCCAGGCCACGGTGGTGGGCTGGCAGGTGTACGCGCTCACCAAGGATCCGCTGGCGCTGGGGCTTGTGGGACTGGCGGAGGCGCTGCCGTTCATCAGCGCGGCGCTCTTTGCCGGGCACGTGGCCGACCGGCACAACCGCAAGACGCTGGCGATGTACAGCACCGCGCTGCAGGTCCTCTGCGCCGGCGCGCTGCTGATGATCACGCTGAGCCCGTCCGTGCTGGCCGGCGGGCGCGAGTGGCCCATCTTTGCGGTGGTGTTCGTCAGCGGGATTGCGCGCAGCTTTCTGCAGCCCGCGCGCACGGCCATCAGCGCCGAGATCGTTCCGCGGGAGCAGTACGCCAACGCCATCGCGTGGCGGTCGTCCATGTGGGAGGCGTCGGCGGTGCTGGGGCCGGCGCTGGGCGGCGTGCTGTACGGATTCGCCAGCGCGCGGCTGGCGTACACGGTAGAGGCGGTGCTGTGCGCGCTGGGCCTGCTGGGGCTGGGGATGATGGCCTACACGCCGCGCGTGCGCGAGATCGTGGCCGGCGAGGAAAGCATCTGGCAGAACCTGACGGTGGGCATCCGCTTTCTGTTCACGCAGAAGGAGCTGCTGGGCGCGCAGGTGCTGGACCTGTTTTCGGTGCTGTTCGGCGGGGCGGTGGCGCTGCTCCCCATCTTTGCGGCCGAGCGGCTGCACGTGGGGCCGCAGGGGCTGGGCGTGCTGCGCGCGGCGCCCGCGGCCGGCGCGGTGCTGATGTCCGTGGTCATCGCGCACCGCACGCTGCGCAAGGCGGGGCCCAAGCTGTTTCTGTGCGTGGCGGGATTCGGGCTGTGCTGGATCTTCTTTGCGCTGTCGCGGTCATTCTGGCTGTCGCTGGGGCTGCTGGTGATCAGCGGCATGCTGGACAACGTCAGCGTGGTGATCCGCAGCACGCTGCTCACTGTCCGCACCCCCGAGCACATGCTGGGGCGCGTGTCGGCGGTGAATCAGATCTTCATCGGATCAAGCAACGAGATCGGCTCGTTTGAGAGCGGCGTGATGGCGCGGTTGCTGGGGGTGGTGCGGTCCATCGTGGTGGGCGGGGTGGCGACGCTGGCCGTGGTGGGCGTGACCGCCTGGCGCGTCCCCGCCCTCCGCAAGCTGGACGAGCTGAGCTGAGCAGGCGAGCGGGGCGCGGAGTCACGACGAAGACAGGAACTACGCGCAGCAGTTACGTGATCGGAGAGCGCCGGTAGTCGCGTTGAGCCGCAAAGGCCAGCACGGCGCGGATGTCCTCCGCATCCAGATCGGGGAAGTCCGCCAGGACTTCCCCGATTGTCATTCCGCCCGCGAGGTACTCCAGCACGTCGGACACCGCGATGCGCGTTCCACGCACGACCGGCTTTCCGCTGCGCACGGCGGGGTTCGAGGTGATTCGCTGATCGATCTCAGTCATCACTCCTCCCGGCTTGGTCGCGATAGCTGGACTAGCCCTGCAGTTCACGAGCAAGCCGACGCAGATCACGCACTCGCGCCTCCAACTCGTCCGCGTGCTTCTCTGCCAGATCCGCCACAACGGGCTCCCAGCCCTTCGGGGCCGTGCGCGCGTTGGGTCCGCTCATGCGCGCACGACGGATCGTATGGGGATCCTTCCCGAGCCGTTCGGCCATGTCTGCCGCGGTCACGGGCTGAGTTCCCCAGAGGATGTCTGTGGCCTCTTTGAAGTCCATCGCCGACGTGGTACGTGGTTATTGACAAAACGCCACTGCGGTACTAGGTTATTTCCACGCAGGGCGAAAAGAAGGCTGGCCGCTCTCCCGCCAAGAAGAATCGACCAGCCTCACGAGAACGACCCGAGAGCCGTCCGCCACAACGGTAGCCCTGCCGGGCGGCGCGGGTCAAGAGGATTGGAGTTCACCATGCTGATGGAACCCCGCGCCGTGCGCCGGCCCAGGCTGGAGGAGCACTCCGGCTACACGATCCAGAAGCAGGACCACAGCCGTTGGTGGGAGGTGCGCGATCCGGCGGGCGAGCTGGTATGCCTGACGGTGTACAGACGAGGTGCGCGGGAAGTCGTACGTAGACTGGTGTTCACTGCCGCGTGAGTACTACGGGGCCGCGTGCAAGCCTAGCACGCGGCTCCCCGCCGAGACCTATGCGATTCCTACGTGCGGAGTAACTCTCGCGCAGCGCATCGGGCAACTGCGAGGGCGAGGTTCTTGTCGGTATTCGGATATTTAAGTTGCCTAACTGCAAACGAATATGCGTTCGCGAAAACGTCACGCCGAGCCGCAGCGAGCCGGATGGCATTGGC is a window from the Longimicrobium terrae genome containing:
- a CDS encoding DUF433 domain-containing protein, which codes for MTEIDQRITSNPAVRSGKPVVRGTRIAVSDVLEYLAGGMTIGEVLADFPDLDAEDIRAVLAFAAQRDYRRSPIT
- a CDS encoding MFS transporter, whose protein sequence is MAERLDPYISLRNPAFRWYVAALVAMTLGTQIQATVVGWQVYALTKDPLALGLVGLAEALPFISAALFAGHVADRHNRKTLAMYSTALQVLCAGALLMITLSPSVLAGGREWPIFAVVFVSGIARSFLQPARTAISAEIVPREQYANAIAWRSSMWEASAVLGPALGGVLYGFASARLAYTVEAVLCALGLLGLGMMAYTPRVREIVAGEESIWQNLTVGIRFLFTQKELLGAQVLDLFSVLFGGAVALLPIFAAERLHVGPQGLGVLRAAPAAGAVLMSVVIAHRTLRKAGPKLFLCVAGFGLCWIFFALSRSFWLSLGLLVISGMLDNVSVVIRSTLLTVRTPEHMLGRVSAVNQIFIGSSNEIGSFESGVMARLLGVVRSIVVGGVATLAVVGVTAWRVPALRKLDELS